One region of Mucilaginibacter sp. 14171R-50 genomic DNA includes:
- a CDS encoding transporter produces MRKYLTLAAFMALACSATYGQTDTTRHKYNLFNPVPRDRMKDMETDRPDVTESAYTVEAGHFQVESDLFKQARNKSNGVQSIQNAYNVANFKLGITENMDIQLVVPTYVTTTVKDVANNRVIDKTSGFDDLTLRVKYNLWGNAGGNTAFAILPYITLPTSSFQDNGIQGGVVLPFALKLSEKLNLGTQVGVGVVKEEDNRRHTEFLYSLTFGRSIFKQLDCFVEGAAIYNSYQKNTDTYANGGLIFSVTNNFNIDAGLNYGLNKQADKVYFVGFSLRY; encoded by the coding sequence ATGAGAAAATACCTAACCCTGGCAGCCTTTATGGCGCTTGCTTGCAGTGCTACGTACGGACAGACGGACACCACCCGGCATAAATACAATTTATTCAACCCGGTCCCGAGGGATAGGATGAAAGACATGGAAACCGACAGGCCCGACGTTACCGAAAGCGCCTACACCGTAGAAGCGGGCCATTTTCAGGTAGAGAGCGATCTGTTTAAACAAGCGCGCAATAAAAGCAATGGCGTGCAAAGCATACAAAATGCATACAACGTTGCCAATTTTAAACTGGGGATTACCGAAAATATGGATATACAGTTAGTTGTGCCTACCTATGTAACCACTACTGTTAAAGATGTGGCAAACAATCGTGTTATAGACAAAACATCAGGGTTTGATGACCTTACGCTTCGGGTAAAATATAATTTGTGGGGAAATGCAGGCGGCAATACCGCTTTTGCTATATTGCCGTATATAACATTGCCTACCTCATCATTTCAGGATAATGGCATACAGGGCGGGGTTGTATTGCCATTCGCGTTAAAACTTTCTGAGAAGCTGAATTTGGGTACGCAGGTAGGTGTTGGCGTTGTAAAAGAAGAAGATAACCGCCGCCATACCGAGTTTTTATATTCCCTTACTTTTGGCCGTTCCATCTTTAAACAGCTGGATTGTTTTGTAGAAGGCGCCGCTATTTACAATTCTTATCAAAAGAATACAGATACCTATGCAAATGGCGGGTTGATATTTTCGGTCACAAATAATTTTAACATTGATGCCGGCTTAAACTACGGCCTTAATAAACAAGCTGATAAGGTGTATTTTGTCGGCTTCTCGTTACGCTATTGA